In Gambusia affinis linkage group LG06, SWU_Gaff_1.0, whole genome shotgun sequence, one DNA window encodes the following:
- the LOC122833221 gene encoding uncharacterized protein LOC122833221: MINPQQQGEPFLHDPPPVFGKPWYWQRSSSTMESSRSLAQVIMEMRDEIKKLEAENRELRGDCGGQHSGTAGETSAGTEQPAILENPYGNLRRNASAPVLEGRYKENTAMTVRRYSTSSSLSGLTVREGRIDNRQSNSGWDRLHEEIQHDSDVLGEAEKANNRHSLQEYVHKNRAKVKTVTFLLPVDDIYTSRPVLTKHQEEPKITGLASIAETES, translated from the exons ATGATTAACCCGCAGCAGCAAGGCGAGCCCTTCCTGCACGACCCTCCTCCGGTCTTCGGGAAGCCCTGGTACTGGCagcgcagcagcagcaccatGGAGAGCAGCCGCAGCCTGGCGCAGGTCATCATGGAGATGCGCGACGAAATCAAGAAGCTGGAAGCGGAAAACCGAGAGCTGCGGGGGGACTGTGGTGGTCAGCACTCAGGGACGGCAGGAGAAACCAGCGCTGGAACGGAGCAACCCGCGATACTGGAAAACCCCTATGGGAACCTGAGACGGAATGCGTCTGCGCCAGTCCTGGAGGGACGGTACAAAG aaaacactGCCATGACTGTGCGAAGGTACTCCACAAGCTCCAGCCTCTCCGGGTTGACAGTGAGAGAGGGGAGAATCGACAACAGGCAGAGTAACTCAGGATGGGATAGACTTCATGAAGAAATCCAGCATGACAGCGATGTGCTTGGGGAAGCAGAGAAAGCCAACAACCGCCACTCACTGCAGGAGTACGTCCATAAAAACAG GGCAAAGGTAAAAACTGTAACCTTCCTTCTCCCCGTTGACGACATTTACACCAGTCGACCTGTTCTGACCAAACACCAAGAGGAGCCCAAAATCACCGGTCTGGCTTCCATAGCCGAGACCGAGTCCTGA